A window from Brachyhypopomus gauderio isolate BG-103 chromosome 6, BGAUD_0.2, whole genome shotgun sequence encodes these proteins:
- the syt11a gene encoding synaptotagmin-11a: protein MAEMTNLRPTYEVSPVLAGFLGAGVLVVMVTVAIFLWTCCQRHYRRMTGSFKLTSGPYDPPTDPPYRFIHMLKGISIYPETLSNSKKIIRAGRRHALGAWSHCTNRASALLVDADPEGGAQLQMNHLVPPAGPPRLERALPVRADYCCLERSLSGSSEAASKTSTPLCPTSLPLGTLSLAVDYNFPKKALVVTIVGASGLPAVDEQTGSSDPYVKMTILPEKKHRVKTRVLRGTLEPAFDETFTFYGVPYSSLPELTLHFLVLSFDRFARDDVIGEAMVPLAGVDPSTGKVNISQNITKRNMQCESRGELLVSLSYQPATHRLNVVVLKAKHLPTMDITSLPGNPYVKVNVFYGRKRMAKKKTHVKKCTLNPTFNESFIYDVPAELMPDISVEFLVIDFDRTTKNEVIGRLVLGGQSPIPSGVTHWREVCDNPRRQIAKWHNLAEY from the exons ATGGCTGAGATGACCAATTTACGACCCACCTATG aggtctcTCCCGTCTTGGCAGGATTCCTTGGTGCAGGAGTCctggttgtcatggtgactgtaGCCATCTTCCTCTGGACTTGCTGTCAGCGTCACTATCGTCGAATGACGGGCAGCTTCAAGTTGACGAGCGGCCCGTACGACCCGCCCACCGACCCGCCCTACAGGTTCATTCACATGCTGAAGGGCATCAGCATCTACCCCGAAACCCTGAGCAACAGCAAGAAGATCATCCGCGCAGGCCGACGCCACGCCCTGGGGGCGTGGTCTCACTGCACCAACAGGGCCAGCGCCCTATTGGTCGACGCCGACCCCGAGGGCGGCGCCCAGCTGCAGATGAACCACCTGGTGCCCCCCGCCGGTCCTCCCAGGCTGGAGAGGGCGCTGCCCGTGCGAGCCGATTATTGCTGCCTGGAGAGGAGCCTGAGCGGCAGCAGCGAGGCGGCCAGCAAGACGTCCACCCCGCTGTGCCCCACCTCGCTGCCACTGGGCACGCTCAGCCTCGCCGTCGACTACAACTTCCCCAAGAAGGCGCTGGTGGTGACGATCGTGGGGGCGAGCGGCCTGCCGGCCGTGGACGAGCAGACGGGCAGCTCCGACCCCTACGTGAAGATGACCATCCTGCCGGAGAAGAAGCATCGCGTGAAGACCCGCGTGCTGCGCGGGACGCTGGAGCCGGCCTTCGACGAGACCTTCACCTTCTACGGCGTGCCCTACAGCTCGCTGCCCGAGCTCACGCTCCACTTCCTGGTGCTGAGCTTCGACCGGTTTGCGCGGGACGACGTGATCGGCGAGGCGATGGTGCCGCTCGCCGGCGTGGACCCCAGCACGGGCAAGGTGAACATCAGCCAGAACATCACCAAGAGGAACATGCAG TGTGAGAGTCGTGGTGAACTGCTGGTGTCTCTGTCCTATCAGCCTGCCACTCACAGGCTGAATGTGGTAGTGCTCAAAGCTAAACACCTGCCCACAATGGATATCACCAGCCTACCTGGCA ACCCGTACGTGAAGGTGAACGTGTTCTATGGGCGAAAGCGCATGGCCAAGAAGAAGACACACGTGAAGAAGTGCACACTCAACCCCACCTTTAACGAGTCCTTCATCTACGACGTGCCCGCTGAGCTCATGCCCGACATCTCAGTGGAGTTCTTGGTCATCGACTTCGACCGCACCACCAAGAACGAGGTGATTGGCCGACTGGTGCTGGGGGGCCAGAGTCCCATTCCCTCGGGGGTCACCCACTGGAGGGAAGTGTGTGACAACCCACGGCGCCAGATCGCAAAGTGGCACAATCTGGCTGAGTACTAG
- the rit1 gene encoding GTP-binding protein Rit1, giving the protein MMESSRVIGGLSREYKLVMLGEGGVGKSAIIMQFISHRFPEDHDPTIEDAYKTQIRIDNEPANLDILDTAGQAEFTAMRDQYMRAGEGFIISYSITDRRSFQEARHFRQLIHRVRRTADTPVVLVGNKSDLVHLRQVSVEEGKELAREFQCPFFETSAALRYYIDEVFAALVRQIRQREAEVGQGNERKNRHSNSFWGRLKAPFHRKQHSEN; this is encoded by the exons ATGATGGAGTCCTCGCGGGTCATTGGCGGTCTCTCCCGCGAGTACAAGCTGGTGAtgttgggggagggaggggtgggcaAGAGTG CCATCATCATGCAGTTCATCAGTCATCGGTTCCCTGAAGATCATGACCCTACCATAG AGGACGCTTATAAGACGCAGATCCGCATAGACAATGAGCCAGCAAACCTGGACATCTTGGACACAGCAGGACAG gcagAGTTCACGGCCATGCGGGACCAGTACATGCGGGCGGGTGAAGGCTTCATCATCTCCTACTCCATCACAGACCGCCGCAGCTTTCAGGAGGCCCGCCACTTCAGACAGCTGATCCACCGCGTCCGCCGCACCGCCGACACGCCCGTGGTGCTCGTGGGAAACAAGTCAGACCTGGTGCAcctgagacag GTGTCAGTAGAGGAGGGAAAAGAGCTGGCGAGGGAATTCCAGTGTCCGTTTTTCGAGACATCTGCAGCACTGCGTTACTACATCGACGAGGTCTTCGCTGCTCTTGTGCGTCAGATCCGTCAGCGGGAGGCGGAGGTGGGGCAGGGCAACGAGAGAAAGAATCGCCATAGCAACTCCTTCTGGGGCCGCCTGAAAGCACCGTTCCACAGGAAACAGCACTCTGAGAACTGA
- the pex11b gene encoding peroxisomal membrane protein 11B translates to MESWVRFSAQSQARERVFRAAQYACALLGHTLQKGGARAQLLTTIKQLEAHLSLTRKLMRLGNSAEALEAAKRAVHLSDCVLRLCITVAHLNRALYFACDNVLWAGKTGLLPHVDQNKWSQRSFRYYLFALILNLTRDAYELRLLMERESRSSLAKGSLDNSPLSPDSPSPPDLVPFPALPLQMVQVRRQLHLLVAVLRANPPLLLDLLKNLCDVFIPLDRLGLYVTGPGVVGACGLTSSVLSILTILYPWLKLKP, encoded by the exons ATGGAGTCGTGGGTGCGCTTCAGCGCCCAGAGTCAAGCCAGAGAGCGAGTGTTCAG GGCTGCTCAGTACGCATGCGCGCTGCTGGGACACACCCTGCAGAAAGGAGGCGCGCGCGCCCAATTACTGACAACAATCAAGCAGCTGGAAGCTCACCTGAGTCTCACCAGGAAGT TGATGAGGTTAGGGAACTCTGCGGAGGCGCTGGAGGCAGCCAAGCGGGCTGTGCACCTGTCCGACTGCGTGCTGCGACTTTGCATCACCGTGGCCCATTTAAACCGGGCCTTGTACTTCGCCTGTGACAACGTGCTGTGGGCGGGGAAAACCGGCCTGCTTCCTCATGTCGACCAGAACAAGTGGAGCCAGAGGTCCTTCAG GTATTACCTTTTTGCGCTCATCCTTAACCTCACCCGGGATGCATATGAGCTACGGCtgctgatggagagagagtctCGCAGCTCTCTGGCTAAAGGCTCCCTGGACAACAGCCCCCTCTCGCCCGACTCCCCCTCCCCGCCAGACCTGGTCCCGTTCCCTGCGCTCCCCCTGCAGATGGTCCAGGTGCGGAGGCAGCTGCACCTGCTGGTGGCCGTGCTCCGCGCCAACCCGCCGCTGCTCCTGGACCTGCTGAAGAACCTGTGTGATGTCTTCATACCGCTGGACAGGCTGGGGCTGTACGTCACGGGGCCGGGCGTCGTGGGCGCCTGTGGCCTCACTTCCTCCGTCCTCTCCATCCTCACCATCCTCTACCCCTGGCTCAAGCTCAAGCCGTGA